The nucleotide window TGCTTTTTCGAAGCGAATCTTCACGAACTTGAGGTTGTTTTTCTTTTGAAAGAAATGAATGCTAAGAACGAGCAACCCTAATCCTGCTGCTATCATGGTCCCGAAGGCGATTTCCCGCAGCCCCCAACCTAGGATATAAAGTATAATGAAATTCATGACAAAGTTGGAAACAGCTGTTGTAATCAAGGCGGCCATGGCGAGTGTTGGGCTGCCATCATTACGGACGAAAATGCTGCAAGCGTTCTCCAAAGTTAAAATAAGGCCAAACACTAAAAAGACGTTCAAGTATGCGGATGCATAGGGAGCGGTTTCCGCATTGGCGCCAAGGGCAAAAACGAGTGCTTCATGAAAGGTCAACGCGGTTACACAGACAATGGCTGTTAATGCAATGATTAACATGACTGAGTGGGAGAAAATCTGGCGTGCCCGTTTATGTTCGCCGGCGCCCATCCGTTGCGAATAAAGGGTTGCCCCTCCTACGCCGATCCAAATCGATATTCCGACAAAAAGGGTATATACCGGACTTGCAAGATTAATGCCTGCGAGCGACAGCGCCCCCAACTTGTTGCCGACCATGACCGCATCGACGACGTAATTCACCGCCATTAACATCATGCCGATCATAGACGGGAAGAGGTAACGAAATAGTACTTTCCGAACGGGTTGTATGTCTAAAGGATTGGAAGTTGCAGTTGTCATTGATAAAGGCTCCAGTTCACGAATGGTATCTAACATAGTTTAGCATTTGCTGGATGATGCATACGTATAATTTATTGAAAAATGATTACTCCTCTTCGCTGTGATACAAATGTTCTTCCAGTTGCTCCCTAATTCGCGTGGGAATAGGCTCTGATTTCTTTTCCATATGGTTATAATTCACATAAATTGCTGTGCCCTTTGCACAGAGGATGCTGCCTTGGTGAATCTCTTCATATAGCTCAAGGCTTGATGTTCCGATTCGTTTCACCCATGTGTACACGTCAACATCCGTTCCAAAATAAATCTGGCTCCTATAATCAATCGAGGTATGGAGGATAATCATTCGCCAATTTTCAAATGAATCATCCGGTGTAAATAATTTAAAAATAGGATTTCGTGCTGCTTCCAACCAGACGGGTAAGACGGTGTTATTAATGTGTCTGACACCGTCTGTTTCAGAAACCCTCGGTTCTATTATTTTTCTGTACATATTCTCTCCTCCATAATGTCTACTAAAATGTAATGATGATCCGGGAGGACTCCCCGGTAGCAAGTTTATCAAATCCTTTATTAATTTCCTCCACCGAGTGGCTTTCGGTCACTAATTGATCGACCTGAAGACGCTCCTGTTTAAATAAGTCGATAAATCTCGGGACGTCTCTGTCCGGAATACAACTCCCGACATAAGAGCCTTTCAAGGTTTTTTCTTCCGCTGTTAAACTGACATAGGGAAAGGAAAAGTGATGCTCCGGATGCGGGAGTCCTGTCGTTACGGTCGTTCCCCCGCGTTTTGTAATTTTGTAAGCAACCTCCATAGCCGGTACGGCTCCTGCTGTTTCGAAGACATAGTCGAGACCGCCGTCGGTTGCTTCTCGTATTTGTTCGACGACCCCTTCCTTAGCAGAATTGAACGTTTCAGTGGCTCCCAGTTCCTGTGCCAAAGCCAATTTTTTATCATTAATATCCAGGGCAACAACCTTTCCGGCTCCGGAAGCCCTTGCACCGATAAGCGCGCTTAACCCAACCCCGCCAAGTCCTACAATGGCCACTGTTTCACCCATGTTTATGCCTGCAGTATTCACAACCGCACCAACCCCTGTGATTACTGCACAGCCGAATAGGGCCGCTTGTTCAAACGGAATGTCTTTATCCACTTTTACCAACGACTGTTCAGCGACAACCGCATATTCGGAAAACGCCGATATCCCTAAATGGTGATGAATCAATTCATCTTCGGCATGTATCCTTTTTCCTCCAGTTAGCAACGTCCCCTCATTATTTGATTTTGCTCCATTCTCACATAAGGCGGGGCGTCCTTCTTTGCATGGGAGGCACTGTCCGCAGCTTGGGATGAATACACATACAACATGGTCACCGGGTTCAAAATCATTGACGCCTTTCCCTGTTTCGACGACAACCCCGGATGCTTCATGGCCCAATGCCATTGGCAAGGGTCGTGGTCTGGAACCATTAATAACCGATAAATCAGAATGGCAGAGACTTGCTGCTTTGATTTGTATTAAGACTTCTCCCTGTTGCGGGGGATCTAATTCCAATGTTTCGATGGTTAGGGGGCGGCTTTGTTCATAGGGAGATGGGGCTCCTGATTCGCGCAGTACCGCTGATTTCATTTTCATATAAAACGTCTCCTCTCTGTTATTCATTTTCTGACTGTGGTGCAGCAAACAAAAAATGTCCGAAGCGAATGGTTAACCTCGGACAAGCGTAGGAGGCGTCCGGCTCAACCTCCCTATTATATTCACGCCATTTGCTCTTTTTTGACGGTAATCACATCGCAAGAGGAGCGGCGTACCGATGATTCGGCCACGCTACCGGTAAAAAAACGAGAAACTGCGTGTTGACCCGTTTCTGCTGTGATCAGAAGGTCGCAGCTATTTTCAACCGTGAGGACGCGGGGGATTTCAAGACGCGGATTCCCGGAACGCAAGATTGTTTGTACATCTTTCAATCCTTGGTTTTCTGCTTGCTCTTTGTATTTTTTCAACATATCTTCCGATTCTTTTTGGACTTCTGCCACGT belongs to Salicibibacter cibi and includes:
- a CDS encoding zinc-dependent alcohol dehydrogenase family protein — translated: MKMKSAVLRESGAPSPYEQSRPLTIETLELDPPQQGEVLIQIKAASLCHSDLSVINGSRPRPLPMALGHEASGVVVETGKGVNDFEPGDHVVCVFIPSCGQCLPCKEGRPALCENGAKSNNEGTLLTGGKRIHAEDELIHHHLGISAFSEYAVVAEQSLVKVDKDIPFEQAALFGCAVITGVGAVVNTAGINMGETVAIVGLGGVGLSALIGARASGAGKVVALDINDKKLALAQELGATETFNSAKEGVVEQIREATDGGLDYVFETAGAVPAMEVAYKITKRGGTTVTTGLPHPEHHFSFPYVSLTAEEKTLKGSYVGSCIPDRDVPRFIDLFKQERLQVDQLVTESHSVEEINKGFDKLATGESSRIIITF
- a CDS encoding MATE family efflux transporter; the encoded protein is MTTATSNPLDIQPVRKVLFRYLFPSMIGMMLMAVNYVVDAVMVGNKLGALSLAGINLASPVYTLFVGISIWIGVGGATLYSQRMGAGEHKRARQIFSHSVMLIIALTAIVCVTALTFHEALVFALGANAETAPYASAYLNVFLVFGLILTLENACSIFVRNDGSPTLAMAALITTAVSNFVMNFIILYILGWGLREIAFGTMIAAGLGLLVLSIHFFQKKNNLKFVKIRFEKALFMITIALGFPSFLVELGISIFTIAHNVAFSWLLGTDGVAAFSVINYVHTMMLLLFLGLGQGVQPVISYFHGANATDKKREALRLSLITGTAVGIVFMILGQTGANVIIQVFGNLPEQVAELATTGIRLFFLSYLFLGLNFVAMTYFQSIGHVKKAVLITAGRGIVFMLLFLFTLPVIFNNANAAWFAVPLAEVTVAALLVIYYFRTKNAA
- a CDS encoding acyl-CoA thioesterase; translated protein: MYRKIIEPRVSETDGVRHINNTVLPVWLEAARNPIFKLFTPDDSFENWRMIILHTSIDYRSQIYFGTDVDVYTWVKRIGTSSLELYEEIHQGSILCAKGTAIYVNYNHMEKKSEPIPTRIREQLEEHLYHSEEE